A single genomic interval of Hevea brasiliensis isolate MT/VB/25A 57/8 chromosome 4, ASM3005281v1, whole genome shotgun sequence harbors:
- the LOC110665689 gene encoding uncharacterized protein LOC110665689 — MCSSKSRPHQGSNISATIAKINGRPVLQPKSNQVLSLERRNSLKKNSPKSPTLEPLPTAKPSLSPPFSPKLKSPRPLALKRGGNDPNGLNFIGEKFLTPRNTTKVSSIVNKSKKSITSAPPLQSTVIKYSSTLLVDSPGSIAAARREQVAIMQQQRKLRIAHYGRVKSSKQEGKVAPIDSTTTNATIAREERRCTFITPSSDPIYVAYHDEEWGVPVHDDKLLFELLVLTGAQVGSDWTSLLKKRQAFRDAFSGFDAQVVAKFNENKIISICAAYGIDISQVRGIVDNSNRILQVKREFGSFDKYLWGFVNHKSITTQYKSCNKIPVKTSKSETISKDMVKKGFRFVGPTVIHSFMQAAGLSNDHLITCPRHLQIQCLESASHHHHQNPTSASSL, encoded by the exons ATGTGCTCCTCTAAATCAAGGCCGCACCAAGGTTCTAACATTTCTGCAACTATTGCTAAAATTAATGGCCGCCCTGTTCTTCAGCCAAAATCCAACCAAGTTCTTAGCTTGGAGAGACGCAATTCACTTAAAAAGAATTCCCCAAAATCTCCTACTCTGGAACCACTGCCAACTGCTAAGCCTTCTTTGTCCCCTCCATTCTCTCCCAAGCTGAAATCGCCTAGACCACTGGCGCTTAAGAGAGGAGGGAATGACCCTAATGGCTTGAATTTCATCGGGGAGAAGTTTTTGACGCCAAGAAATACAACCAAAGTGTCAAGTATAGTGAACAAGTCCAAGAAATCCATCACTTCTGCACCTCCTCTTCAATCCACTGTCATCAAGTATTCTTCTACTTTGCTTGTTGATTCTCCCGGCAGCATAGCAGCTGCAAGGAGGGAGCAAGTTGCTATTATGCAACAACAAAGGAAACTGCGAATTGCTCATTATGGAAGAGTGAAGTCTTCTAAGCAAGAAGGCAAGGTTGCGCCTATTGATTCAACAACTACTAATGCTACTATTGCTCGAGAAGAAAGGAGATGTACCTTTATCACTCCAAGTTCAG ATCCTATCTATGTGGCTTACCATGATGAAGAATGGGGAGTTCCTGTTCATGATGATAA GCTGTTGTTTGAATTGCTAGTATTGACAGGAGCACAAGTAGGATCAGATTGGACTTCACTCTTGAAGAAACGGCAAGCATTCAG GGATGCCTTTTCTGGGTTTGATGCCCAAGTTGTTGCCAAATTCAATGAGAACAAAATAATCTCCATCTGTGCTGCGTATGGCATAGACATAAGCCAAGTTCGAGGGATTGTTGACAACTCTAACAGAATTCTCCAG gttaagagggaatttggatcaTTTGACAAGTACTTGTGGGGATTTGTGAATCACAAGTCAATCACTACCCAATACAAGTCATGCAACAAGATCCCAGTGAAGACCTCAAAATCAGAAACTATAAGCAAAGACATGGTGAAGAAAGGATTTAGATTTGTTGGTCCAACTGTAATACACTCGTTCATGCAAGCTGCTGGCCTCAGTAATGACCACCTGATCACTTGTCCAAGACACCTTCAAATTCAATGCCTTGAATCGGCATCTCACCACCATCACCAGAATCCAACTTCAGCCTCCTCTTTATAG